One Falco peregrinus isolate bFalPer1 chromosome 10, bFalPer1.pri, whole genome shotgun sequence genomic window, ACAGTGTgtttttgcaaaacacaaaaatgctcACAGGggacaaaaatgcttttctgtgttttcaggggAATGTATTGCAGATGCCTGTGTGGTAGCATTGTTGGTCTCTTCCTTGCATATAGTGATACTAACGCGTACTAGTACAGGAAGGTAGATCATTCTCCATGGCTATCCGGTGACTGGCCTCACAGTTAAGTTTGCCACTGACCATGCTCTTTCTCCTGACAGCTGCTCACCCGCTACGTACTAGCTTTGTTTGCTAACCGATTTCACATAGACTACTGTTTCCTAGCATCAGTGATTTTTGTTTGCTACTGAACTGGCAATTCAGACAACAGAGGAAGTTTGGATCAGTGGGTCTTTACTGCTACAACTCCTCCAGCAATAGTGCAATAGCAGAAGCTGTGGTATTAACTAGTCTCCAGCATTTTGAATTCTGTGTCATCTGATTTTGATAAAAATGCTTCATCATGTCTGTGCTAGAGATCCCGGTCTTGTTAACAatgggagagctgcagcagtggggagTCGTGGTTCTGCTTGCTCCTGGTGTTGACAGCTCCTTGGACCTGGGTAGACTGGAGTCTGTTATCAGCCCCTGGACTTAGGCAGTTCTGTGTTGCCTCccagctttcttttcccttgaacATTTCACCACTAATTCCCATTAAAGTCTTCTGGAAAACAGGCTTTTTCAGCTTGAAGAAAAGTAAAGGCAGTCTGATCTTTCAAACTGCTGGACTTTCTCTGCAAAGTGTGAAGTTACTAGTCCCCTGAATTTTATGGCCATTTATTGTAATCATTAGTTCCCAAAGGGGTCTCAGACTGCAAGGACTACACTTTGAACTCCTGTCCTTCCCTGCTGTCACCGGTTGTGTTAAGGGTGGAGGAGCTGAAGAGGGAAatgcacattttgttttcaagtgcACTGCCTCTCAGTAGTAACATTTACCTTTATATTttgactggggaaaaaacaggacAGTGAGAAATGAGAGACAGCCAATGGTGGACCAAAAGTGTCTAAAAGGTGTACCTTAGATGGgacaaatcctttttttttttttttttttttcctttcactatTCATTGAGACACTCAGCCACATCTGTCTTTGGTGATATCCACTTTATATTAGTTGTCACATGAATCTACTCCAGTCTGTCCATCATGTTATTGTATAGACATGGATTCTGGGAAGTTTAACAAATTCAGTGTCAGTGTTCTATACATCCTTTCATAATTCCTGGTGTTTTATCCTTTTCTAATTCCTAGAGTTCTGATATGAAATTTCTAAGTGGGatttagttttatatttttttgtgtgtctgccTGCAGGCCACTCCAAAGTGACGCTAAGGCAATAGGAATAATTATTTTGGAATCTACATTGCAGGAACTAACTGTACCTTTTGGAATGCTATTAATGATAGAAGGATGGCTCGTTCCCAGCTTCCAACCTTATTCTTTATGATGAAATCTGTCTTGGAAAATCCAGAAGTTTTGAGCAAGCTCCAGAGGTAGTTGCCTAGGTTACATTATACATTTGTACATAGGTGGAAGGACTACAAGTACAGAATAAAACTGTCTGGGGGGCAGGGACTAAATTCTAACTCCTTAGCCCAAAGATTCCATGAGGAATCAATAAAAATAGGTTGTAATATTTCAGTCTAGcattagtatttatttcttaattataAGCCCCCTGAAATATCTTATGTCTAGCCCTTTTGAAGTTTCACTGCCTGGTGTTAGTTGAGCAGAACCTGAATGTCCTGTGTTGTTTCATGCCAAATAACGTGCTTTGTGCTTCTGGTGACTCTAGAACAACAAGCTAGAGAAGATTCCCAAAGGAGCCTTCAGTGAACTTACAGGTCTGCGGGAGCTGTATTTACAGAATAACTACTTGACTAATGAAGGAATGGACAATGAAACTTTCTGGTGAGACTGAGATCTGTAGTTTGTACCTTTGTGTCTGTCTATCTCTTCTGGTACAGTAGTACATCTGCTGAATAAAGTAAATCTTAAAAAGTACATTTAGTAAAACCTGCATGATGATATGCATGTCTCTGCTAAGTCTATGTGAAAAGGCTTAGATTCAGATGCTGCCATTCGAAAGCAAAGGTCTGGGTGAGCAGTTTGAATTCACACTGCAGAATACTTTTATACAAAAGACACAACACTGAACATCAGACTGCATCGCTCCCTGATTGCCACAGACCCGACTGCACCAGGTACTAAATGCCTTCTGGGAAAAGGCCACGTAGAACAATGTTGAAAGCTGGTCTCTGTTCTTCCGAACCAGTCAAAAGTGAGGTTCCTTGGGACTTCCCAGTTCAAGGGCAGTTCACTGGAAGTTTAGGCCAGACCTTCGTCTTTGCTAAAGCCACTTCTGTGTTTCCGTGAAGGTGACTTGAAAGCAGCCACAGATACACAGTTGTGAATTCATCTGGCACAGCTATACCTCAGGGCAGATGGTTGTTGGAGTAGGCAGGGATGCAATGGTGCTGTTCAATAGCCAGATGGCTGCAAAAGCTTTGCTACGAACTGGTGCAGCAAAAATAGCCTTTGGCTGTCCTAAATTTAGCCTGGGACTTAGCACTTCAAAAAGTTAACATTTGTGTCTCTGCTTGCACTGAGTGCTGCCCTTGTTCTACCTGAAAATTTAGATCACATAATCTGTCCTGCCCATAGCTTAATTCTGTAACCTTTTCTGACCTCCGTACATGAAAATGTATCAAACTGTGCTTTACTTTTCCACTTCCCAGTTCCAGAAACCTCCCTTAGTAATTTACCTTAGCCGTGTTGTGTCCACCTCCAGGTTATGTTGGACATACCATTTCCGTTAAGATTCTGGTGAACAGAGTACAGTGGCTGTAGCTGAGGCACAAGTCATAGCAGAAGGGGTGGGTATTGCTCCTTGCTCTCATGGTACTGTCtgtacagcacagcacagtgctATTGAGATGTACCCAAACTGGGGAAACGTTACAACTTGCATCAATGAAGTGCTTTACCCGTAGAGTATATTTGCTCATTCAGAGCATTCTTGGATAGCTGTGAATGGCAGTGTAGTAACCAGTAAGTAATGTCTGTAATGCATTAGTTCTCGCATTTCCTGAAAACTTCTAGTCATCTGCAGTGGGTTATGTAGTGCCATGCAGATCAAAAGTCTCATTTGAATGAGAAACTGACTTGAAATACAAGGGAATACAAGGCTTCTCAGTCCTGGCATATAATGCCATTGATCCACATCCAGTTGGTATAAATGGCTGGTCTAAGGATTTATTTTAGCCTCAACTGAGTCCGTGGAATCCAGATTCAGTAGCTTACACAAAGCAGCTCTAGCCCTGAGTCGCTTCCATAATGCTGGAGGGTCAGGAGAAGTTCACTGCCTTAGTCTAGGACACTGAAttagcatttctgcttttcctaagAGTAATATTTCATCATCTATAAAGCAGACCTGCATTTCAGTTTCAATACACACTTtcagagagacagaaattaCTCATGCTCAGACTACATTTTTGTGACACTGAGAGCTAAATTCTGTGTCCTGGTGGTGCTCCCATGGTGTCGTTCTTGTGGTATTTGTTCACTGAAATTGCTCATATGTTGCTGCCTGTGGTGTCAAATGAGATAACAGTAGGCTGCAAAACTGATCTCAGGTCTCAGCCCAGTGGCTAAATGTCTGTGGACTCCAGCGGGTTCTCTGGCTAGTATGGCTGGGGAGCAATGGTGGCGCCTAGTCCTGCTCCCTAATCGCAGTACGGGAGCTCCCTGCTTTGCTGTCCAAATCAGTCATATCATGAGACAGAAATGGGCAGTAGTGGGAGCTATGTTGGGTAAAAAGACTCTAAAGCAAAGATTGTAAAATCCTGGCGGGAGTTGGTTATTGTTTCACATTGCAGAATCTAAATGAAGAGtgttctcttttctgctttcccaaGGAAATTGTCTAGTCTCGAATATCTGGATTTGTCCAGCAATAACCTCTCACAAATTCCAAGTGGTTTACCTCGAAACATTGTCCTCCTCCACCTGGAGAAGAATGCAATTAAGGTGATTGGCAGAGATGTCTTGACCCAAATTAAGAACCTGGAGTACCTTCTGCTCCACAATAACAAGTTAAAAGCCCGAGGTATTCATCCCTTAGCCTTCCAAGGCTTAAAGAAGCTGCACACTGTCCACCTGTACAACAACATGCTGGAAAGGATTCCCAGCGGGCTGCCCCGGCGAGTGAAAACACTTATGATCCTTCATAATCAGATCTCTGAGATTAACAGGAACGACTTTGCCACCACTTACTTCCTTGAAGAGCTGAACCTGAGCTACAATAAACTCAAAAGTCCCCAGATCCATCGGGAGGCCTTCCGTAAACTGAGGCAACTAAAGTCCTTGGATCTTTCTGGAAACAATCTCCACACCGTGCCCTTTGGCTTTCCAAAGAACTTGCAGATTCTGAAGCTGAAGGAGAATGAGATAAGCATTATCCCAAAAGGGACTTTGTCTGGGATGACAAAGCTGCGGGAACTGTATTTGAGCAACAATAAACTGAAAGTAAATTCAATTTATTCAAGAGCGTGGAGAGAACTCAGCAGTCTCCAGGTAGAAACATCACCTTCTCTAATTGTTTTAGTAATGCTGATGTCCTTGTCTGTCTGCCTAAGCCAGTTTGTATAGCAGCAATAGTAGGTGTGCATGGTCCTCATGTTTTGGGCTTGCATTCTAGGTGCTACAATCTCTGTTTCTAGAGTAGAAATGATGTGCTGTTGTGCCCGAGGTGAGTACTGCCCACTGCTGACCAGGGTGGTGGTCCACCAATGCACTCCTAATTCTGGGAGGGAAATGTAAAGATATCTTTGTTTCTGAACCCTAATGGTGTCCTATATTTTCAGATAAACATTAGTGAATGTTgtcattaaaactgaaattaggTCTTTCAAATAGCTTATCTCCCAAAAGGTTTAAAATCAGCTCTGAAGAGagacagcaggaggaaggaatgCATAAACAAAAACACTCTTAATTCTCAAAGCCCCCACATCAGCTTATAGTCAGACAGGCCAAGCTGTAGGATTTAGCAGCTCAGCTGGCTAAGGCACCTGGATAGCAGCTAGGAGGTCTGGATTCAATCAGCAGTCTTCTCATTTGCTTAATTGTTGGAGAAAGTTAAACACAAACCATAAGGCAGGCAGGAACAAtcacatttgtgctgtgcaaAATGACCTTTCAGAATTGTTATGCTGGCTGAAGGATTTGTCTTGCATTTCCTTTTAGGCAACAGCCTGTTTCCCACAGTAGAAGGTATTACCTATGTCATATGGCAACCATCTAGGATGCATATGGTTAGGTCACTGTACTGGCAAAGTTTGTACATCTCAGAGTAGAGCAGGGGTAAGGGACATCAAGCGTATGTCACACTGGCCCCCAGTGTGTTTTCAGACAATCCAAATGTTTATCTATGTGAACATTTCCCTTTCGGTTGTTTCCGGGAGTAAACAATAGGTTGTTTTTCAATTAACATGTGTCAGCAATGCAGCAACAGTATCTGTAGAGCTgttggggtgtgggggtgtaAATATATCTAAGATGAAAAGTAATATGGAGGGAAGATGCTGTTGGGCATTACAGATGCTGGAATTATTTCACTGCAGTGCTTAATAAAATGTAGGCACTGTCACCtgatttgtttgttgttttcgAACAAAAGTGGGTCATGAGACTTGTTAGGCAGCTTTAGTTGCTGGTTGGAATGAcaagctttccttttcagaagGCCTGATTCATAGCTACTTCACGTTGCTTTTATTCTCCTGTCACTCCCTTGTAGTCAGTGTCAAACCAGAGTAATGTGTTGCTGATTCAAATATTGGCCTTTCAGTTGTACCTACCCCACAGCAAACCCTGCGCATATTACACAAGGTTAAGATAGTAGCACAGACTTAAAATTCTGTTAGACTAACAATGCATTTTtgtctgttgcttttttctggAACAGTGTTACTTACTACCTGTTTCCAGGATCATATATATGAATCTTTTTTATCATTAAGACCTTAACTGTGCAATTGGTTTATGAGTTGGTGCACTGGAGTGGATTTGACAAATAACCATCACATAAGATCCTGATCATGCGTGTACTTCGCATACGCTTCAGTGACACTGTTTCCATGGAAATCACTGAAGACTATCTGCAATTGCAAAGCTAGGCATTTACATAATTGTTTTCCAGACTGGGATTATATGGAAattgaaaacactgaaatcatGACAATCATTTGTAGGAGTGTGACTCTGAATAATGTATAACTGTTGTGTCAGCTCGGTGCTATGAAAATGCTGCAATACAGCATGACAAAATGCTAGTATTGATCCATTTTCTTGAATGTGATTAATCTGAGGAGTGATCATGGCCTTTAGTCCTGATGTCTTCATACATTCTCCATGTTAGAATATTTCCGTATGTTTTTATGCGTAACTCATAAGTATTCACTAACCTGAGCTAGGGAAGCGTTTGCAGTAGCAGCTTCCAAGGAGTATCAAAAGGCACGTCATATCAAGCATATCTGAAACCCAGTCTGCTTTTAATTCACTTAAAGCAGGCATGGGCTAAAGCCTGGGGACAGAGATAAAGAAATGTTGGAACTCCTAAACAAAACAGCATGATGTCTCCTGTGAAATCATGATGCTAACTAGTAGTGTAAGAAAGCAGAGTTGCCATGGCCACACTTACCTTGATGCAAATTAGAGGTAGATTAAATTAGTTTATGCTATAATAAATATCACTTCACTTTTTCCACCGTGAACTCAAACTGAACCTTTCTGCACAGCTGACAATTTGTAGTTTCCACTGTACACAGTGTTTGTCATTTTCTTGACCTCACCAGAAGGGAGATTCTGAAGCAAGACTCACCAAGGTCCCATACGAAAAATAAAGCCTGTTTCCAGTtgattttcaaacaaaaaatcctgGATAAGCTTTGCATAAACATCTCACTTCTTCACTGTTACTATACTAAGTTTTTTTATAAGTACATATATACGTATGTACGTATTTTTATAGActtatgtgtatatgtataaaaagCAATGGATaaaggaggtgggggggtgtgtgtatagAGCCAGCCTTTGGAAGCTCATTGGTTGTCAAACTTAAATCTCTTTTTGGAGTGCTGATaatatttaaatcaaattatttatttggcCCTTTGTTGTCTCTTCCTTGCAGTCACTAGATATGGCTGGCAACCAGCTGACTTCTATCCCATCAGACCTGCCAGAATCTCTAGAATATCTGTATCTGCAGAACAACAAGATCACAACGGTTTCAGAGAATGCTTTTGAATCCACACCCAAAATAAAGGGGATTTACCTCAGGTAAGGTCAAGTTTCGACTTCAGcacacaagatttttttctttttcatccacTTTGTAACTGCTTACTttttagaaagtatttaaaatcttAACTTTCTAAATAAACAACTTTGTTTTACAGTAACGTATGATGAAACTATGCTCAGAAAAGTCATGGATACACATAATAAGTTCTTTCTCTTCGGAGAGTTTGTCCTTCCTTTGCTTATTAGAATGGACTGGGCATGTTAGAAATTCTGGGAAATTAATGTTTAATGTTATGTCATATTCCAGTATTCAGCTGTGAGCTAAAAGTTTACAGTCCACTTGTAGGACTGTAGCATTGCCTGTGTCTGTTAGCCCTGGCTTTTGGCAAAGTCCCCCTCTAGTGAGGCATGTATGACTAGTCTTGAAGTTGTGTGTATTCCGTTGATGGTTTTGTCAGAAACAAATGACAAGTTACGACTGTGACAGTTATGTAACTAAGTTTAGAAgcctttctgggttttttcctactcTGTCAGTTAGACAAGGACTTTGTTTTTATAGGTGACAGATACTGAACTTTTTTAACATATAATGTAAACTCACAGTAATGTAACTGATTTAAGCAGAGATTTATACCACAAGAAGTGAAGCAAGAATCTGGCTTAGTAATATATTCAGTTTTAATCTGATGGAACGTTACTGAAAATATTGCTTAGAAGTAATTTATGAACCCTTACAGAATATTTGATTAAGCTGATCCAGTGGATGTGTTCAAAAAGCCTAGGCTGCCTGCTGCACCAGACTAAATATGGCCTTATTTTGTCTCTGTGCAACTAAACTATTCTGTAGTTCTGGATAGTTCTGAAGCATAACTTTTTGGATGAATGGTTCTATaccaagcaaataaaattacaaagtCTGGTGTAAATTAGAGCAGTCTGTCTATTCAGCTGCTCGCATTTATGAGATTTTAGTGAATGCTTGGATGCAAACCAGAAACCACACACCACATTCTATATTTctatataaagagaaaaaaggaatttgaaaaactgttttgctAACATATTTAGGAGGTAACTCCACCCAAGCGAAGTTGTATTTCTTAATGGGTGGCTATTAATCACTGCAGTGATGTGAAATAATAATATACATCTGAAGTATTagacagaataaaattttaagcATGTTTGAGAGTAACAGACCAAGCAGTATATGTGAGAGGTTCTTAAATTGCAGATTGGTTTATTTATATTGTTGGAAACCCAAATAACAGATGAAAATTTATCGCATCTTGGTTTGTTTCTAAAGGGATACTTTGTACCAGTATTTTGAGTTTTTTGGGAGAAGAATCAAACTATCAAGGGAAGACACAGAATCTCATGAAAAATCAAGTTACACTTTGAAATGTGTG contains:
- the PODN gene encoding podocan isoform X2, which codes for MFLSIHLISDSKGAMPAGGRALLALGLLALGCAAARPPPPADNDFPEGAAQRRRPPGPGPACPRDCGCTQEGVVDCGGIDLKEFPLLLPELTNHLSLQNNQIEEIFPEELARLYRLETLNLQNNRLTSKGLPEEAFEHLENLNYLYLANNKLTVAPKFLPNTLISADFAANYLTKIYGLTFGQKPNLRSVYLHNNKLSDAGLPDNMFNGSDNVEILIMSSNFLKYVPKNLPPALYKLHLKNNKLEKIPKGAFSELTGLRELYLQNNYLTNEGMDNETFWKLSSLEYLDLSSNNLSQIPSGLPRNIVLLHLEKNAIKVIGRDVLTQIKNLEYLLLHNNKLKARGIHPLAFQGLKKLHTVHLYNNMLERIPSGLPRRVKTLMILHNQISEINRNDFATTYFLEELNLSYNKLKSPQIHREAFRKLRQLKSLDLSGNNLHTVPFGFPKNLQILKLKENEISIIPKGTLSGMTKLRELYLSNNKLKVNSIYSRAWRELSSLQSLDMAGNQLTSIPSDLPESLEYLYLQNNKITTVSENAFESTPKIKGIYLRFNKIAVGALKESTFQNLKHLQVLDIEGNLEFSNSSKNKDDSEEEVEDEEEEEQLR